A portion of the Adhaeribacter radiodurans genome contains these proteins:
- the abc-f gene encoding ribosomal protection-like ABC-F family protein — MNYLSAENISKTFADRWLFRELNFGISKGQRLGLVGVNGSGKTTLLNVLADKLAPDSGLVSVRKEIRIGYLGQQPEFDENLTVQQTLFSGQNEIIDTVRQYERCLHLDNADPNELQRLMERMEELQAWDYDTKVKQILGKFGITDLEKEIRHLSGGQKKRVAMARVLIEEPDLLIMDEPTNHLDLDTIEWLENVLSSPQQTLLMVTHDRYFLDKVANEIIELDQSKLYSYKGNYAYFIEKKAEREQQQNLEIEKARNLMRKELDWMRRQPQARGTKSKSRIDAFYDLKEKASSKVSQAQLELSVKTTRQGGKIIEVDKISKTFGDKKIVTDFSYVFKKKDRIGIIGENGAGKTTFLNMLTGKIKPDSGEVDPGQTTVVGYYTQDELTFKDDQRVIDIVKEIAEVVEMANGEVITASQFLQHFMFPPAQQYTLVGKLSGGEKRRLQLLRVLIKNPNFLILDEPTNDLDIITLNILEDFLLQFGGCLLIVSHDRYFMDQLVEHLFVFEGNGQIRNFPGNYTDYREYLAEKDKEPAKLIVKPTASVAASSTPETAPAAKRKATYNEKREYEQLEKDIATLETEKEALITRMNSGQADHKQLADDASRLKQLDQQIDKKSERWLELADLMD; from the coding sequence ATGAATTATTTATCCGCAGAAAATATATCTAAAACCTTTGCCGACCGTTGGCTTTTCCGGGAGTTGAATTTTGGCATTAGTAAAGGCCAGCGCCTGGGCCTGGTAGGCGTAAACGGCTCGGGTAAAACTACTTTGCTCAATGTACTGGCCGACAAATTAGCCCCCGATTCTGGTTTGGTAAGTGTCCGGAAAGAAATACGAATTGGCTATTTAGGGCAGCAACCCGAGTTTGATGAAAATTTAACCGTACAGCAAACTTTGTTTTCGGGCCAGAACGAAATTATTGATACTGTTCGTCAGTATGAACGGTGCCTGCACCTGGACAACGCTGATCCCAATGAGTTGCAACGCTTAATGGAGCGCATGGAAGAACTGCAAGCCTGGGATTATGACACTAAAGTAAAGCAGATTTTAGGGAAATTTGGCATTACCGACCTGGAAAAAGAAATCCGGCATTTATCGGGTGGACAAAAAAAACGCGTGGCCATGGCCCGGGTGCTTATTGAAGAACCCGATTTGCTAATAATGGATGAACCTACCAACCATTTAGATTTAGATACCATTGAGTGGCTGGAGAACGTGCTTTCTTCGCCGCAGCAAACCCTGCTAATGGTAACCCACGACCGTTATTTTCTGGACAAGGTAGCTAACGAAATTATAGAATTAGATCAGAGCAAACTATATTCCTACAAAGGCAACTACGCTTATTTTATTGAGAAAAAAGCTGAACGGGAACAACAACAGAACTTAGAAATTGAGAAAGCCCGCAACCTGATGCGGAAAGAACTGGACTGGATGCGGCGGCAACCTCAGGCCCGGGGTACTAAATCTAAATCGCGGATTGATGCTTTCTACGATTTAAAAGAAAAAGCCAGCAGTAAAGTATCCCAGGCTCAATTAGAGTTATCCGTAAAAACTACCCGGCAAGGCGGAAAAATTATAGAAGTCGATAAAATTTCCAAAACCTTCGGCGACAAGAAGATTGTTACCGATTTCTCTTACGTTTTTAAGAAAAAAGACCGCATAGGTATAATTGGTGAGAATGGCGCGGGTAAAACTACCTTCCTGAACATGCTTACCGGCAAAATTAAGCCTGATTCGGGCGAAGTAGATCCCGGCCAAACTACCGTAGTAGGTTACTATACCCAGGATGAACTTACTTTTAAAGACGACCAGCGGGTAATTGATATTGTAAAAGAAATTGCCGAGGTAGTAGAAATGGCCAATGGCGAAGTAATTACCGCCTCCCAATTTTTGCAGCATTTTATGTTCCCGCCGGCGCAGCAATACACGTTAGTAGGCAAATTAAGTGGCGGGGAAAAACGACGCTTACAATTACTCCGGGTACTCATTAAAAATCCTAACTTCCTTATTCTGGATGAGCCTACCAACGATTTAGATATTATTACCCTTAATATTCTGGAAGATTTTCTGTTGCAGTTTGGCGGTTGTTTGCTAATTGTGTCGCACGACCGGTATTTTATGGACCAGTTAGTAGAACATTTGTTTGTATTTGAAGGGAATGGCCAGATCCGCAACTTTCCGGGTAACTACACCGATTACCGCGAATATCTCGCAGAAAAGGATAAGGAACCTGCTAAATTAATTGTAAAACCAACCGCTTCTGTCGCTGCTAGTAGCACTCCGGAAACAGCACCGGCGGCTAAACGCAAAGCCACGTATAACGAAAAGCGCGAGTACGAGCAACTGGAAAAAGATATTGCCACTCTGGAAACAGAAAAAGAAGCGCTTATTACCCGTATGAACAGCGGCCAAGCCGATCATAAGCAACTCGCCGATGATGCCAGCCGCTTGAAACAACTCGACCAACAAATCGACAAAAAATCGGAACGCTGGCTGGAGCTCGCCGATTTAATGGACTAA
- a CDS encoding YebC/PmpR family DNA-binding transcriptional regulator, which translates to MSGHSKWSTIKRKKGALDAKRSKIFTKIIKEISVAVRESGPDPESNPRLRLAIQSAKAANMPKENMERAIKKGSGADEANYSEVTYEGYASHGVAVCVECLTDNINRTVASVRSAFNKHGGALGTTGSLDFLFDRKGVFVLKQNEKPLDEEEFTFDLIDAGADEVFFEDGFITIYCAMEDFGALQKKVESLALEVESAELQRIPKTTIALDDEALKKVLKLVDVLEDDDDVQKVYHNLELNQEQMAALEE; encoded by the coding sequence ATGTCAGGACACAGTAAATGGTCAACGATTAAGCGGAAGAAGGGAGCCCTAGATGCCAAACGCTCCAAAATATTTACTAAAATTATTAAAGAAATATCTGTAGCAGTACGCGAAAGCGGACCCGACCCGGAAAGCAATCCGCGATTACGCTTAGCTATTCAGAGTGCCAAAGCGGCCAACATGCCCAAAGAAAACATGGAACGGGCCATTAAAAAAGGTTCGGGGGCAGATGAGGCGAACTACTCCGAAGTTACGTACGAAGGCTATGCGTCGCACGGAGTAGCAGTTTGTGTTGAATGCCTGACCGATAATATAAACCGGACGGTAGCGAGTGTGCGGTCGGCATTTAATAAACATGGGGGAGCTCTGGGTACGACCGGTTCCCTGGATTTTCTTTTCGATCGAAAAGGAGTTTTTGTATTAAAGCAAAATGAAAAGCCGTTAGACGAAGAAGAATTTACTTTTGATTTAATTGATGCGGGTGCCGATGAAGTGTTTTTCGAAGACGGATTTATTACTATTTATTGTGCCATGGAAGATTTCGGTGCCTTGCAGAAAAAGGTAGAAAGTCTGGCCTTAGAAGTAGAAAGCGCCGAATTGCAGCGTATTCCAAAAACCACGATAGCCCTGGACGACGAAGCGTTAAAGAAAGTATTAAAACTTGTTGACGTGCTCGAAGACGATGATGACGTACAAAAAGTATATCATAACTTAGAATTGAATCAAGAGCAAATGGCAGCATTAGAAGAATAA
- a CDS encoding DEAD/DEAH box helicase translates to MKYVAGTPLLKLYIPFKIIIFTFLDIEFVFITMDIQPDNQPVAEPTFHSFQLHDDLLAGIDAMNFRKPTPIQQAAIPVILERQDLIACAQTGTGKTAAYVLPLLDKISHARHDHTSTLVLVPTRELAKQIDDQIAGFAYFVPATSIAIYGGNKGESWDQQKKAITSGADIIIATPGRLIAHMNMGYVKFDKLDYLVLDEADKMLDMGFMPDLLRIVSQLPTKRQTLMFSATMPPKIRDLARKILKEPTEINLAISKPAEGIDQRMYLTYDKQKPKLLEHLLKDISVQSMIIFTSRKSAVNDIVRILQKMGHKAEGITSDRTQDEREATLQGFRNRQFQILVATDIMSRGIDIDNISHILNYDVPQDAEDYIHRIGRTARAATTGTAITFINEKDQGRVARIERLIEREIPKLDNPEEVGPGPAFEPSKHREGKPRSKSRSNSKPKTNPSAAKSTERPTRKPADASAQVDSKPNLENGEDRPKKPYNPKRRNNKQRRPKPSDQAQSSETAATTPPIESAEE, encoded by the coding sequence ATGAAGTATGTCGCTGGTACACCTTTATTAAAACTATATATACCGTTTAAAATTATTATCTTTACTTTCTTAGATATAGAATTTGTTTTCATTACAATGGATATTCAACCCGATAATCAACCAGTAGCAGAACCAACTTTTCATTCTTTTCAGTTGCACGACGATCTGCTGGCTGGTATTGATGCCATGAACTTCCGGAAACCTACGCCTATTCAGCAGGCAGCTATTCCGGTAATTCTGGAACGACAAGATTTAATTGCCTGTGCCCAAACCGGTACTGGTAAAACGGCGGCCTACGTATTACCGCTGTTAGATAAAATTTCGCACGCCCGGCACGACCATACCAGCACTTTAGTTTTAGTACCTACGCGCGAACTGGCCAAGCAGATTGACGACCAGATCGCCGGCTTTGCTTATTTTGTACCGGCCACTTCTATTGCCATTTACGGTGGCAACAAAGGCGAAAGCTGGGATCAGCAGAAAAAAGCTATTACCAGTGGGGCAGATATAATTATTGCTACACCCGGCCGCTTAATTGCGCACATGAACATGGGTTACGTAAAGTTCGATAAACTGGATTACCTGGTACTCGACGAAGCCGACAAAATGCTGGATATGGGTTTTATGCCCGATTTACTCCGGATTGTAAGTCAGTTACCCACTAAACGGCAAACCTTAATGTTTTCGGCTACCATGCCGCCCAAAATCCGGGATTTGGCTCGTAAAATTTTGAAAGAACCTACTGAAATAAATCTGGCTATTTCTAAGCCGGCAGAAGGTATTGATCAGCGCATGTATCTTACTTATGATAAGCAAAAGCCCAAACTGCTGGAGCATTTGCTAAAAGATATTTCGGTGCAAAGCATGATTATTTTCACCTCCCGTAAGTCGGCAGTAAACGATATTGTACGTATTTTACAAAAAATGGGGCATAAGGCCGAAGGTATTACTTCTGACCGCACCCAGGACGAGCGGGAAGCAACTTTGCAAGGTTTTCGGAACAGACAATTTCAGATTTTAGTGGCCACTGATATTATGTCAAGAGGTATTGATATTGATAACATCAGCCATATTCTGAACTACGATGTACCGCAAGACGCCGAAGATTATATCCACCGGATTGGCCGGACTGCCCGGGCAGCAACGACCGGAACTGCTATTACTTTTATTAACGAAAAAGACCAGGGACGGGTAGCTCGTATTGAACGACTTATTGAACGCGAAATTCCTAAATTAGATAATCCCGAAGAGGTTGGTCCCGGCCCTGCTTTTGAACCGAGTAAACACCGCGAAGGTAAACCACGGAGTAAGTCACGGTCTAATAGCAAACCAAAAACCAACCCAAGCGCGGCAAAGTCAACGGAGCGGCCCACCCGAAAACCTGCTGATGCATCCGCTCAAGTAGATTCTAAACCTAACCTGGAAAATGGCGAAGACCGGCCTAAAAAGCCATACAACCCTAAACGACGTAATAATAAGCAAAGAAGGCCAAAACCAAGCGACCAAGCGCAAAGTTCAGAAACAGCTGCTACTACGCCACCGATTGAGTCCGCGGAAGAATAA
- a CDS encoding 1,4-dihydroxy-2-naphthoate polyprenyltransferase, which produces MASYSPPVTPPNKTKAWVSAFRLRTLPLALSSIGMGSFLAAVQGNFNWVVVLLCALTTVLLQVLSNLANDYGDSQHGADSQHREGPLRAVQAGSITAAEMKKGMYVTAFLSLLSGILLLYIAFGAHGLYLFLTFLALGLVCIWAAVSYTAGGNPYGYAGFGDLAVFIFFGLVGVLGTFFLQTQTFLPGMLLPAASLGFFSTGVLNINNIRDIRSDELAGKRSIPVRLGPKRARIYHCLLLSGGFLCAIIYVLQHYQSAWQFLFLLTVPLFFWNGSRVYQLQQPSQLDPYLKQMALSTMLFVLLFGIGQLIGI; this is translated from the coding sequence TTGGCCTCTTATTCTCCACCGGTTACCCCACCAAATAAAACTAAAGCCTGGGTATCTGCTTTTCGGCTGCGAACCTTGCCGCTGGCCTTGTCCAGTATCGGGATGGGTAGTTTTTTAGCGGCTGTGCAAGGAAATTTTAATTGGGTAGTGGTATTGCTGTGTGCTCTTACTACAGTTTTACTGCAAGTTCTATCCAACCTGGCCAACGATTACGGCGATTCGCAGCACGGTGCTGATAGCCAGCATCGTGAGGGGCCGTTACGGGCTGTGCAAGCCGGTTCTATTACGGCAGCCGAAATGAAGAAAGGAATGTATGTAACTGCCTTTTTAAGTTTACTTTCGGGTATTTTGCTTTTATACATTGCTTTTGGCGCCCATGGCTTATACTTGTTTTTAACTTTTTTAGCCTTAGGGTTAGTTTGCATTTGGGCGGCGGTGTCGTATACAGCTGGGGGTAATCCTTATGGATACGCTGGTTTTGGTGATTTAGCTGTTTTTATATTTTTTGGTTTGGTAGGAGTTCTGGGAACGTTTTTCTTACAAACTCAAACTTTTTTACCAGGTATGCTCTTGCCTGCCGCCAGCTTAGGCTTTTTCTCCACCGGAGTATTAAATATTAATAACATTCGCGATATCCGTTCGGATGAGTTGGCTGGTAAACGATCCATACCGGTGCGCTTAGGCCCCAAGCGAGCCCGGATTTACCATTGCCTATTATTAAGTGGTGGCTTTTTATGCGCGATTATCTACGTTTTGCAACATTACCAAAGCGCTTGGCAATTCTTGTTTTTGCTTACTGTACCGCTCTTTTTTTGGAATGGTTCCCGCGTTTACCAATTGCAGCAACCATCTCAGCTTGATCCTTACTTGAAACAAATGGCTTTAAGCACCATGCTTTTTGTGCTGCTGTTTGGTATTGGCCAGTTAATTGGGATTTAA
- a CDS encoding glutathione peroxidase — translation MKHIGILLLLFLVLSCQQQATNAKEQTANFNKTTMETQASAPVEGNKPSVYDFKFKSLQGEEINLNEFKGRKLLLVNVASECGFTPQYKELQQLYDQYAGKVVVIGFPANDFGGQEPGSNQEIATFCEKNYGVTFPVVEKIAVTGPNQHPLYKFLSDKSLNGVTSEAPTWNFCKYLIDEDGKVIQFFPSKVAPLSSELIAAIQK, via the coding sequence ATGAAACACATCGGTATACTTTTACTGCTGTTCCTGGTATTGAGCTGCCAGCAGCAAGCGACCAACGCGAAAGAACAAACGGCTAATTTTAACAAAACAACTATGGAAACGCAAGCTAGTGCGCCTGTAGAAGGAAATAAACCTTCGGTGTATGATTTTAAATTTAAATCTTTGCAAGGCGAAGAAATTAATCTTAACGAGTTTAAAGGTCGTAAATTACTACTGGTAAATGTAGCTTCGGAATGTGGCTTTACTCCTCAGTACAAAGAATTACAGCAATTGTACGATCAATACGCCGGCAAAGTGGTAGTTATTGGTTTTCCGGCAAATGACTTTGGTGGACAAGAACCCGGTTCCAACCAAGAGATTGCTACTTTTTGCGAGAAAAACTACGGCGTTACCTTTCCGGTAGTGGAAAAAATAGCCGTTACCGGGCCCAATCAGCACCCTTTGTATAAGTTTTTATCAGATAAATCTCTGAATGGAGTAACTAGTGAAGCGCCTACCTGGAACTTCTGTAAATACCTGATTGATGAAGATGGTAAGGTAATTCAGTTTTTCCCTTCGAAAGTAGCGCCGCTTAGTTCCGAGTTAATTGCCGCTATTCAAAAATAA
- the argS gene encoding arginine--tRNA ligase gives MVELEQSIKQNISQALQNVYNLAVAPEAISLQPTRKEFAGTFTFVTFPFTKSIGKTPDIIGVELGKYLKDNTAEVYSYNVVKGFLNLEIDDTIWAEVFRQLATDADFGYAKDKKSKVVVEYSSPNTNKPLHLGHLRNNFLGYSVAEILKANGHEVVKVNLVNDRGIHICKSMLAYQLYGQGETPQSSGMKGDHLAGKYYVLFDKAYKSEIDELVSCGMEAEVAKKEAPLMKRAQEMLQKWEQGDDEVIQLWQQMNGWVYEGFSETYQNIGVDFDKFYYESQTYLLGKSSVDEGLAKGVFFKKEDGSVWVDLTAEGLDEKLVLRADGTSVYITQDLGTAELKYQDFSYDLSIYVIADEQNYHMQVLQAILKKLERPYANGIYHLSYGMVDLPSGRMKSREGTVVDADELVEEMVETAHKQTDELGKIEGFTEAEAQQLYHTLAMGALKYFLLKVDPKKRMLFNPEESISFIGNTGPFIQYTHARIAAILRKAAELNIPTNEAAYAGVKAFHETERDVITQLAAFPNVVQEAANLYAPSVIGQYAYELAKAYNRFYTEVSIFQETDPVVLSFRVTLSKMVAQNIKRGMRLLGIEVPERM, from the coding sequence ATGGTTGAATTAGAACAAAGTATAAAACAAAATATTAGTCAGGCACTTCAAAACGTATACAATTTAGCCGTAGCTCCAGAGGCTATTTCCTTACAACCAACCCGTAAAGAATTTGCCGGTACCTTTACCTTTGTTACTTTCCCTTTTACTAAAAGTATTGGTAAAACCCCGGATATTATTGGGGTAGAATTAGGTAAATACCTGAAAGACAATACTGCTGAAGTGTATAGCTACAATGTGGTTAAAGGATTCCTGAATTTAGAAATCGACGATACCATCTGGGCCGAAGTTTTCCGCCAGTTAGCTACTGATGCAGATTTTGGTTACGCAAAAGACAAAAAAAGCAAAGTAGTAGTAGAGTATTCTTCGCCTAATACCAATAAGCCGTTGCACCTGGGGCACTTACGCAATAACTTTTTAGGGTACTCGGTAGCAGAAATTTTAAAGGCCAATGGCCATGAAGTGGTAAAAGTAAATCTGGTAAACGATCGGGGCATTCATATTTGTAAATCCATGCTGGCTTACCAGTTATATGGACAGGGTGAAACTCCTCAGTCATCCGGCATGAAAGGCGATCACCTGGCAGGTAAATATTACGTGCTGTTTGATAAAGCCTATAAGTCCGAAATAGACGAACTGGTTTCCTGTGGCATGGAAGCGGAAGTAGCTAAGAAAGAAGCTCCTTTAATGAAGCGGGCTCAGGAAATGCTGCAAAAATGGGAGCAAGGCGACGACGAAGTTATTCAACTCTGGCAGCAAATGAATGGTTGGGTGTACGAGGGTTTTTCTGAAACATACCAAAACATTGGGGTTGATTTCGATAAATTTTATTACGAATCGCAGACTTATCTATTAGGTAAATCGTCGGTAGACGAAGGTTTGGCCAAAGGCGTATTTTTTAAGAAAGAAGATGGATCGGTTTGGGTAGATTTAACCGCTGAAGGTCTCGATGAAAAATTGGTACTTCGAGCCGATGGTACCTCGGTATATATTACTCAGGATTTAGGCACCGCCGAACTCAAATACCAGGACTTTAGCTATGATTTATCTATATACGTCATCGCTGATGAGCAAAATTACCACATGCAGGTACTCCAGGCTATTCTTAAAAAATTAGAGCGGCCTTATGCCAACGGTATTTACCATTTATCTTACGGCATGGTAGATTTGCCATCGGGCAGAATGAAATCGCGGGAAGGTACCGTAGTAGATGCCGACGAACTGGTAGAGGAAATGGTAGAAACCGCCCACAAGCAAACGGATGAGCTCGGAAAAATTGAAGGTTTTACCGAAGCTGAAGCGCAGCAATTGTATCATACGTTAGCCATGGGTGCGCTCAAATATTTTCTGCTGAAAGTAGATCCTAAAAAACGAATGTTGTTTAACCCCGAAGAATCCATCAGCTTTATCGGTAATACCGGGCCGTTTATTCAATATACCCATGCTCGTATAGCGGCTATTTTGCGGAAAGCAGCAGAACTGAATATACCTACTAATGAGGCCGCTTATGCAGGGGTAAAAGCCTTTCACGAAACTGAACGCGATGTTATTACGCAATTAGCTGCCTTCCCGAACGTAGTACAGGAAGCCGCAAATTTGTACGCTCCCTCCGTTATCGGGCAATATGCGTACGAACTGGCCAAAGCCTATAACCGTTTTTACACCGAAGTATCTATTTTCCAGGAAACTGATCCGGTAGTTCTAAGCTTCCGGGTTACTCTGTCTAAAATGGTAGCCCAAAATATTAAACGAGGCATGCGATTGTTAGGTATTGAAGTGCCCGAACGGATGTAA
- a CDS encoding arginase, with the protein MKNIKLIEVRSELGAGTRGASMGIDALKVACLNKQSDYFKRFNSTEVANLNYVLFDRNLFPVAKYIDSILTVQKSIASTVKQTMEQGMFPLVLAGDHSNAAGTIAGIKAANRDKTLGVVWIDAHADSHSPFTTPSGNVHGMPIGIALNEDNLCCQINNPDPETLFFWNALKRIGGEGPKLKPEHLVYVMVRSTEEPENTLMRQYNIKNYKYDEFNEKGPLQVGQEVLERLKDCDIIYVSFDVDSLDPKFSRGTGTPVAIGLTVTQAQELCSTLCQSPKVCCFEMVEINPMLDIKNTMAKNAFRILESATNAILSQPEPTENLN; encoded by the coding sequence ATGAAAAACATTAAACTGATCGAGGTACGTTCAGAACTTGGTGCCGGTACGCGTGGGGCGAGCATGGGCATTGATGCTTTGAAAGTGGCCTGCCTGAATAAACAATCAGATTACTTTAAGCGTTTCAATTCTACGGAGGTTGCTAACTTAAATTATGTACTTTTTGACCGGAATCTGTTTCCTGTTGCTAAATACATCGACTCTATTTTAACGGTACAGAAAAGTATTGCCTCTACGGTAAAACAAACCATGGAGCAAGGCATGTTTCCACTGGTTTTAGCCGGCGATCATTCCAACGCAGCAGGTACAATTGCGGGTATTAAAGCCGCTAACCGCGATAAAACCTTGGGGGTAGTTTGGATTGATGCCCACGCTGATAGCCATTCGCCGTTTACCACTCCTTCGGGTAACGTGCACGGCATGCCCATAGGTATTGCCTTAAACGAAGATAATCTTTGCTGCCAGATTAACAACCCCGATCCAGAGACGCTTTTTTTCTGGAATGCTTTAAAAAGAATTGGCGGAGAAGGCCCCAAATTAAAGCCGGAACATTTGGTTTACGTAATGGTGCGTTCTACCGAAGAACCCGAAAACACCCTTATGCGTCAGTATAATATTAAAAATTATAAATACGACGAATTTAACGAAAAAGGCCCGCTGCAAGTAGGGCAGGAAGTACTGGAACGCTTAAAAGATTGCGATATTATTTACGTGTCATTTGATGTAGATAGCCTTGACCCTAAATTTTCTAGGGGTACCGGTACTCCCGTGGCTATAGGTTTAACTGTAACCCAGGCGCAGGAGTTATGTTCTACTTTATGTCAGAGCCCTAAGGTTTGTTGCTTTGAAATGGTAGAGATTAACCCCATGTTGGATATCAAAAATACCATGGCCAAAAATGCTTTTCGCATTCTGGAGTCGGCTACTAATGCCATATTGAGCCAACCCGAACCAACAGAAAATCTAAATTAA
- a CDS encoding type III PLP-dependent enzyme domain-containing protein — protein MDKYIDLINQTFDFPTEEFHVEDDQMIFNGIPLLEIIKEYGTPLKLTYLPKISSQIQKAKKLFKESIEKLDYKGTYTYCYCTKSSHFSFVLEEALKNDIHIETSSSYDIPIIRALYEKGKLSKDRYVICNGFKRELYKSYISELINDGFYNVTPILDNLSEIDYYKEHVKEKCRLGIRVASDEEPKFEFYTSRLGIRYNDVVDLYVNKIKDDPKFELKMLHYFINSGIKDTSYYWSELSRFVHKYCELKKVCPELDSIDIGGGFPIKTSIQAEYNYRYMVEEILRTIQRICQSEGVPEPNIFTEFGIFTVGESGANIYSILDLKLQNDKELWYMIDGSFITNLPDSWALSQRYILLAINHLHKGYRRVQIGGLTCDSQDYYNSETHSFQVFLPTITPDEKEPLYIGFFHTGAYQESLSGYGGIKHCLIPAPRHVIIDRDDNGHLKTKMFADEQDSESMLKILGYKQ, from the coding sequence ATGGATAAATACATAGATTTAATAAACCAAACTTTTGATTTTCCAACCGAAGAGTTTCACGTAGAAGACGACCAAATGATTTTTAACGGCATTCCGCTGCTCGAAATCATTAAAGAATACGGGACTCCGCTTAAACTTACTTATTTACCAAAAATCAGCTCGCAGATTCAGAAAGCTAAAAAGCTTTTTAAAGAGTCGATAGAAAAGCTCGATTATAAAGGTACGTACACCTATTGCTATTGTACTAAATCTTCGCACTTTTCTTTTGTGCTGGAAGAGGCTCTGAAGAACGATATTCACATTGAAACTTCCTCGTCTTACGATATTCCCATTATCCGAGCTTTGTACGAAAAAGGAAAGCTGAGCAAAGACCGTTATGTTATTTGCAATGGCTTTAAACGGGAACTGTACAAAAGCTACATTTCTGAACTTATTAACGATGGATTCTATAACGTAACTCCTATTCTGGACAACCTTTCGGAGATTGATTATTACAAAGAACACGTTAAGGAAAAGTGCCGCTTAGGAATTAGGGTAGCATCTGACGAAGAACCTAAATTTGAATTTTATACTTCCCGTTTAGGCATCCGGTATAACGATGTGGTAGATCTTTATGTAAATAAAATAAAAGACGATCCTAAATTTGAGCTTAAAATGCTGCATTATTTTATTAATAGTGGCATTAAAGACACCTCTTATTATTGGTCGGAACTAAGCCGGTTTGTGCATAAATACTGCGAACTCAAAAAAGTTTGTCCCGAATTAGATAGCATTGACATTGGCGGAGGTTTTCCGATTAAAACATCTATTCAGGCAGAATATAATTACCGTTACATGGTAGAAGAAATTCTGCGCACTATTCAACGCATTTGCCAGTCCGAAGGCGTTCCGGAACCTAATATTTTTACGGAATTCGGAATTTTTACGGTAGGCGAAAGCGGTGCCAATATTTACTCTATCCTGGATCTGAAACTGCAAAATGATAAAGAGTTGTGGTACATGATTGATGGCTCATTTATTACTAACCTGCCCGATTCGTGGGCGTTGAGCCAACGGTATATTTTATTGGCTATTAATCACCTGCACAAAGGTTACCGGCGCGTACAAATAGGTGGCCTAACCTGCGACAGCCAGGATTACTACAACTCCGAAACGCACTCATTTCAGGTGTTTTTGCCTACAATTACCCCCGATGAAAAGGAACCATTGTATATTGGCTTTTTCCATACTGGGGCTTACCAGGAATCTTTGAGTGGATACGGTGGAATTAAACACTGCCTTATTCCGGCACCCCGCCACGTTATCATCGATCGTGATGATAACGGACATCTGAAAACCAAGATGTTTGCCGACGAACAAGACAGCGAATCGATGTTAAAAATTTTAGGTTATAAACAATAG
- a CDS encoding D-glycero-alpha-D-manno-heptose-1,7-bisphosphate 7-phosphatase — translation MTKQKCIFLDRDGVLNVERGDYTYLPEDFILENKVPEALALLKQRGFLLIVITNQGGLAKGLFSRAQMEACHQKLLQNCNYAIDAIYYAPAHPAISASLARKPDSLMLEKAIAKFNISPAESWFVGDQLRDMQAAEKVGVNGILVGPHSPATYIRQQHNLWEATRFIITQA, via the coding sequence ATGACTAAACAAAAATGCATTTTCCTGGATCGCGACGGAGTATTAAATGTAGAACGCGGTGATTACACATATTTGCCCGAAGATTTTATTCTGGAAAACAAAGTGCCTGAAGCCCTTGCCTTACTAAAGCAACGAGGATTTTTACTAATTGTGATTACGAACCAGGGAGGACTGGCTAAAGGATTATTCAGCCGGGCACAAATGGAAGCTTGTCATCAGAAACTACTGCAAAATTGTAATTATGCCATTGATGCTATTTACTACGCACCGGCGCATCCGGCCATTTCGGCCTCATTAGCTCGTAAACCCGATTCGCTAATGCTGGAAAAAGCAATTGCTAAATTTAATATTTCTCCGGCAGAATCTTGGTTCGTAGGCGATCAGTTACGCGATATGCAGGCAGCCGAAAAAGTAGGCGTAAACGGCATTTTGGTAGGGCCGCATTCGCCCGCAACCTACATCCGGCAACAGCACAATCTTTGGGAAGCAACCCGGTTCATTATAACTCAAGCATAA